The genomic window TTCGTTGTTCAGGTCGTGCAGTCGGAGCCTGTGGGTCGTGCACTTGGTGAGCGTGAACAGCACGTCGTACTCGCGCAGACTGATCGGGCCCCAGATGTCGTCGGCGGTGAACCGGCGCATCAGCGACACCTGGGAGCGAAAGAGAGACTCCCAGGCGTCGACTGCCAACCGAGTACTAGACGGCAACAGCTGTCTCCTTCTGTGCGAGCACGCTCGCGTGCGTCGGAGGATTCTCGGGCACACCCTCGGGGCGTCGAGCGGCGAACTCCTTGCGGAGGGTCGGAACAACCTCCTCGCCGAGCAGGTCGAGCTGCTCGAGCACTGTCTTCAGCGGCAGGCCCGCGTGATCCATCAGGAACAGTTGACGCTGGTAGTCGCCGAAGAAGTCCGCGAATGCGAGTGTCTTCTCAATGACCTGTTGCGGAGATCCGACCGTCAGCGGCGTTTGCTCGGTGAATTCCTCCATGGTCGGTCCGTGGCCGTAGACGGGCGCGTTGTCGAAGTAGGGACGGAATTCGTTCACTGCGTCCTGGCTGTTCTTACGCATGAACACCTGACCGCCGAGGCCGACGATGGCCTGATCCGCGCGGCCGTGTCCGTAGTGCTCGTAGCGCTCGCGGTAGAGGTTGATGAGCTGTATGTAGTGCTCTTTCGGCCAGAAGATGTTGTTCGCGAAGAATCCGTCACCGTGGTACGCGGCGATCTCTGCGATCTCCGGGCTGCGGATCGAACCGTGCCAGACGAACGGTGGGATGTCGTCGAGCGGGCGAGGCGTCGAGGTGAAGCTGTCCAGAGGCGTCCGGAAGTTGCCCTTCCACGTCACGGCCTCCTCCGTCCACAGGCGTCGCAGCAATTGGTAGTTCTCGAGCGCGAGGGGGATGCCCTGACGAATGTCCTTGCCGAACCACGGGTAGACCGGGCCGGTGTTGCCGCGACCCATGATGAGGTCGACGCGTCCCTCCGACAGATGCTGCAGCATCGCGTAGTCCTCGGCGATCTTCACCGGATCGTTGGTGGTGATCAGCGTCGTCGACGTCGACAGAATCAGCTGCTCGGTCTGCGCGGCGATGTAGCCGAGCATCGTCGTCGGCGAAGACGGGACGAACGGTGGGTTGTGGTGCTCGCCCGTCGCAAAGACGTCGAGGCCGACGTCCTCGGCGTGCTTGGCGATGGTGACCATCGCTTTGATGCGCTCGTGTTCGGTGGGTGCGCGACCGGTGGTGGGGTCGACGGTGACGTCACCGACGGTGAAGATTCCGAACTGCATGGCTTGCTCCCTTGCCGACGTTCCAGCAAACACAGGTTCATGCGTTTGCATTGACTTTCATCGTAACGGGAGGAACGCCCGATGTATTCCGACGCGGCTTACTAGCTGCTGACCAGCGAAGCAGTGCCGGACAGGGTTCGAACGTCGTACGACTCCAGAGCGCCGTGCACATAGCGATCGCCCGCGACGTTGCCGCGAGAGGTGAACAGAACGGCATACCCGGTGAACTGCACCGGCTCGTTCTCGATGTTGACGCGCGGGATGACGACGAGAAGGTGCGTGGAGTTGCCGTCGTGAATCGGCTCGGTGAGTGCTCTGATCTCCCACCCCAGATCCGATCGGGTCACCGCGGTGGACTCGAAGGTCGCTCCGCTGAGAACGATCTGCGCGACGAGCACTCCCGCGACGGACGCGGAATCGAGAGTTCCCGATACGTCGTCACCCTCGAAAACCCAGTGGTTGGCTGCTGTGTATGTCATAGCTAGAGGGTAGGCACGATCGCACTCCCAGGCATGCCTGCTGGCACCAAAAAAAGTTTTTCCAATCCGACCCATCCACCCCGTCACCTGCGGCGAATATTGGATGAGACGCCCGCCGCTGCTGTCGCCCCCGACCGCCGTCAGCTGTGGGCGTCTCGCTTGTCCTCATGCTTGTGCAGCTCACACAATCGGCTGACGATTCGCTCGATATCGAGACCGTTGCAGCCCTGCGCGAACTCGTCGAGGCCGACGTCCGAGTGGAAATGGGTCGGAACTCCGGCGTCGTACAGCACGTCGACGAGGTTCGAGAATCGCTGAACAGCCTCGCGGTCAGCGTCGGCCAGCCGGGGCACTCCGGTGATCGTGAGCGTTTCCACTTGCTCGATCATCGAAAGATAATCGCCCGTCGACTTCGGCGAATCGCACAACTCGGCGAAGCTCACACCGCCTGCCCCGGCGTTCACCGACCACGTACCCGCCGCGAATCCGGAGACCGAGCCTCGGTGAGTTCGGTAGTCGACGGGGCCGTCGACCCGAACCGTCTGCAGCTTCGCCTTCAGCAGCTCGATCGCCGGGACGAACGAGTCGTGGAAAAGGGGGTGGGGAAGAAGTCCGTCCGGCGGGTAGTTCGACGTGAGAACCAGGACGATCTTGCGCGCGAACAGCGCGTCGAGCATGCGGGAGATGAGTCTGCCGTCGCCGACGTCGTGAACGTGGAATTCGTCGAAGCACAGTACTTCGATGTCGCCGAGCAGCTCGTCGAGTGTTCTTTCGAGCGAGAAATGGTTGCGAAAGTACGAGGCGTGCAGGTCTCGGAAGAAGCTGTGGAAATGGACTCGCTTCTTCGGTGTCGTGACGGCGTCGAAGTAGCGATCGAGGATCCACGTCTTGCCGCGGCCGACGGGTCCCCACAGGTACACGCCCTTCCTGTCCGACCGGGTAAGGACCTCGATTGCCGCGACTTGAGCGTCGTCGAGTCGGAAGTCGGTGTCGAAGGCGCTTCGGGGTACCTCG from Rhodococcus sp. P1Y includes these protein-coding regions:
- a CDS encoding LLM class flavin-dependent oxidoreductase, giving the protein MQFGIFTVGDVTVDPTTGRAPTEHERIKAMVTIAKHAEDVGLDVFATGEHHNPPFVPSSPTTMLGYIAAQTEQLILSTSTTLITTNDPVKIAEDYAMLQHLSEGRVDLIMGRGNTGPVYPWFGKDIRQGIPLALENYQLLRRLWTEEAVTWKGNFRTPLDSFTSTPRPLDDIPPFVWHGSIRSPEIAEIAAYHGDGFFANNIFWPKEHYIQLINLYRERYEHYGHGRADQAIVGLGGQVFMRKNSQDAVNEFRPYFDNAPVYGHGPTMEEFTEQTPLTVGSPQQVIEKTLAFADFFGDYQRQLFLMDHAGLPLKTVLEQLDLLGEEVVPTLRKEFAARRPEGVPENPPTHASVLAQKETAVAV
- the zapE gene encoding cell division protein ZapE gives rise to the protein MRTRTLRREVPRSAFDTDFRLDDAQVAAIEVLTRSDRKGVYLWGPVGRGKTWILDRYFDAVTTPKKRVHFHSFFRDLHASYFRNHFSLERTLDELLGDIEVLCFDEFHVHDVGDGRLISRMLDALFARKIVLVLTSNYPPDGLLPHPLFHDSFVPAIELLKAKLQTVRVDGPVDYRTHRGSVSGFAAGTWSVNAGAGGVSFAELCDSPKSTGDYLSMIEQVETLTITGVPRLADADREAVQRFSNLVDVLYDAGVPTHFHSDVGLDEFAQGCNGLDIERIVSRLCELHKHEDKRDAHS